The window ACCCTTGCTCCTTCCTTCACACCATGAAAGCCCCGAAGTAGGACCGGGTGCCGTCACGAAGCCGGACCAGGCGCTCCTCTGGCACGCGGACGACCACCTCCTCCCCAGCATCCAGGTGCACCACGCCACCCAGGAAGCTGCTATCCCACCAGATGCGGGTGCTGGCCCCTCGCGCACATGGTGACCGCCGGCTGACCAGCAGCTCCAGCTCCTCAGGGTAACGAGGTGTGCGCTTGTAGAGGCCGTGGGTAACGGGCAGGCCAGTGGTCAGCCCGTGTGGGCAGCCCACGCCCCCCAGCTGCACCTTGGAGTAGATGTAATAGTAGCCAGCTCGGGCAATCACCAGGGCGCCATCGCGGTAGCGCAGGTTCCTCAGAAAGGCCAGGCCCAGCTTGGTCTCCCACAGCAGTGGGCCTCTGCTGCCTGTCAAGCTGGAGTTGGCCCCTGGGGAGGGAGACAAAGGGGACTGGTTAGCACATGCCTTACACTTGCTGTGTGATTGTAGGCTAGCCACTACTCGTCTCTGAGCCTCCCCCTCTGTGCTGGGCTGTTTGAGAACTTTGTATGTATAAATTCACTTTATCCTCTCTTGCAggttgggaaactgaggcacagagcaatTAAGTGACTTGACAAAAACACCAAAACTTGTAAGTGGCAGAATTGAAGAATGGAGGCAGAACCCAGCCTGGTCTAGCAACCTTATAacctctgtgtgcctcagtttccctcacaATAAAAGAGATATGGGTAGCACCTGTTTAGGAGtcaatgaataaatatgtataaagcaTCTTATGCTTTTATCATATGAGCCCTATTTACAGGTTTAGTCgatgaataaaattagaactacatggacctaggccaggggtccccaaactttttacacagggggccagttcactgtccctcagaccgttggagggccggactataaaaaaataactatgaacaactccctatgcacactgcacatatcttatttt is drawn from Saccopteryx leptura isolate mSacLep1 chromosome 1, mSacLep1_pri_phased_curated, whole genome shotgun sequence and contains these coding sequences:
- the TNFSF14 gene encoding tumor necrosis factor ligand superfamily member 14, which translates into the protein MEDTVVRPSVFVVDGQTDIPFTRLGHSRPRQPCSAAQLILGLLLLLLVAGLAVQGWFLLQLHWRLGQIVTSLPEKDAGSWEQLMQERKSHQANPAAHLTGANSSLTGSRGPLLWETKLGLAFLRNLRYRDGALVIARAGYYYIYSKVQLGGVGCPHGLTTGLPVTHGLYKRTPRYPEELELLVSRRSPCARGASTRIWWDSSFLGGVVHLDAGEEVVVRVPEERLVRLRDGTRSYFGAFMV